From Flavipsychrobacter sp., a single genomic window includes:
- a CDS encoding DUF1501 domain-containing protein yields MKRRDFLKMTQLAGMAYMINGMPINTFASNPLLDLLGKQTSVNGRVLILIQLNGGNDGLNTVIPLDKYSELSNARSNILIPQNKVLSLANTTTTGLHPAMTGVQDMYNNNLVNIVQGVSYPDPNFSHFRATDIWLTGSDSKQYLNSGWLGRYLEKDYAGFPTGYPNASMPDPLAIQVGSSTSPALQGSNYNMGMAINNIDSFYNIVNGTVTPAPNTPAGHELTFVRYISQQTQTYTNVIAKAAQKATNKSTKYPVGDRFAEQLKIVARLIAGGLKTPIYVVNLGGFDTHSLQTDATDTTIGNHANLLESLSESIAAFFDDCKILDIEERVAAMTFSEFGRRIKSNASGGTDHGVAAPVMVFSHHVNPGIIGSSPKLPGNASVFDNLEMQHDFREVYAAVLADWFQVSQQTMDDILLKNFKVQPVFKKVNNIEQTTIAGANDSLHQNYPNPFSRHTTIEFGSEGGLTTIQLFDVNGRKVKTILQKQMERGKHQVTINRDNLPAGNYFYRLTNGKTNSTKKLVIVD; encoded by the coding sequence ATGAAACGCAGAGATTTTTTAAAAATGACACAGCTGGCAGGTATGGCCTATATGATAAACGGCATGCCTATCAATACATTTGCATCCAATCCGCTATTAGACCTATTGGGTAAGCAAACCAGCGTTAACGGTCGTGTATTGATACTTATTCAGCTTAATGGTGGTAATGACGGACTAAACACAGTTATACCACTAGATAAATATAGCGAGCTTTCTAATGCGCGTAGCAACATACTTATACCGCAAAACAAGGTGCTTAGCTTGGCTAATACAACTACTACAGGCCTTCACCCTGCTATGACTGGTGTACAGGATATGTATAACAATAACTTAGTCAATATTGTTCAAGGTGTGAGCTACCCTGATCCTAACTTCTCTCACTTTCGTGCTACGGACATTTGGTTGACGGGGTCTGATTCAAAACAATACTTGAATTCAGGATGGCTTGGTCGCTACCTTGAGAAGGATTATGCTGGTTTCCCAACTGGCTACCCGAACGCTTCAATGCCAGACCCGTTAGCGATACAAGTAGGATCAAGTACATCTCCTGCGCTACAAGGCTCTAACTATAACATGGGTATGGCTATTAATAATATTGATAGCTTTTACAACATAGTTAATGGTACTGTAACACCTGCACCTAACACACCTGCAGGTCATGAGCTTACTTTTGTTAGATACATATCTCAACAAACACAAACGTACACAAATGTAATAGCAAAAGCAGCACAAAAAGCCACCAACAAATCAACCAAATATCCTGTTGGTGACCGATTTGCAGAACAATTAAAGATAGTAGCCCGCCTTATAGCAGGTGGTCTAAAAACTCCAATATACGTAGTAAACCTTGGAGGCTTTGATACTCACTCACTGCAAACAGACGCAACAGATACTACTATTGGTAATCATGCCAACTTACTAGAGTCTCTATCTGAATCTATCGCTGCTTTCTTCGATGATTGTAAGATACTTGATATTGAAGAACGCGTTGCCGCCATGACGTTCTCTGAGTTTGGCAGAAGAATAAAATCAAATGCTAGCGGAGGAACAGACCATGGTGTTGCTGCTCCTGTTATGGTGTTTAGTCACCATGTCAATCCAGGTATTATTGGTAGCAGTCCTAAGCTCCCAGGCAATGCGAGTGTTTTTGACAACCTTGAAATGCAGCATGACTTTAGAGAAGTATATGCCGCGGTATTAGCTGACTGGTTCCAAGTATCTCAACAGACAATGGACGACATTCTATTAAAGAATTTCAAAGTTCAACCAGTATTCAAGAAAGTAAACAACATCGAGCAAACTACAATTGCTGGAGCTAATGACAGCTTGCACCAAAACTATCCAAATCCGTTTAGCAGACATACCACTATTGAATTTGGATCGGAAGGAGGCCTAACAACAATACAGTTGTTTGATGTAAATGGCAGAAAAGTAAAAACCATTCTACAGAAGCAAATGGAACGTGGCAAACACCAAGTAACAATAAACAGAGACAACCTACCTGCTGGAAACTATTTCTACCGTCTTACAAACGGTAAAACTAACAGCACTAAAAAGCTTGTTATAGTAGACTAA
- a CDS encoding MmcQ/YjbR family DNA-binding protein: MTFESFRTYCLSKPATTEDYPFDGTSAWIKVAGKLFALANVMEMKMGKEEIPPFHFINLKCDPERAVELREEYEAIQPGWHMNKKHWNSVYLNHGLRDSFIKELIDHSYNIVVASLPKKTREELQKNLK, from the coding sequence ATGACCTTTGAATCATTTAGAACATATTGCCTTTCCAAACCTGCCACTACAGAGGATTACCCTTTTGACGGCACCTCGGCTTGGATAAAAGTAGCAGGCAAACTATTTGCCTTAGCCAATGTAATGGAAATGAAAATGGGCAAAGAAGAAATCCCTCCTTTTCATTTCATCAATCTAAAATGTGACCCAGAACGTGCGGTAGAACTTAGAGAGGAATACGAAGCCATACAACCGGGATGGCACATGAATAAAAAACATTGGAATTCTGTTTATCTCAACCATGGACTAAGAGATAGCTTCATAAAAGAACTCATAGATCATTCTTACAATATTGTTGTAGCGAGCTTACCTAAAAAAACTCGAGAAGAGTTGCAAAAGAATTTAAAATGA
- a CDS encoding amino acid permease, giving the protein MGLFKVKPLDLLLQEAADSEKGLKKTLTARSLVALGIGAIIGAGLFSITGLAAANHAGPSITISFVIAAVGCAFAGLCYAEFSSMIPIAGSAYTYSFATMGEFIAWIIGWDLVLEYAVGAATVSISWSRYLVKYLSYFNIDLGQSFTSSPYEGGIINLPAVFIVMLMSFILMRGTKESAFINGIIVLIKVSIVLIFIALGWQYINPSNLTPYIPENTGEFGSFGFSGIIRSAAIVFFAYIGFDAVSTAAQEAKNPKKDMPIGILVSLAICTVLYILFAHVMTGVANYQLFKGQDGIAPVAVAIDNMGSIGADGNVVPDFPWLNKAIILAILGGYASVIMVMLMGQSRVFFSMSRDGLVPKVFSEVHDKYRTPARNNFMFMLLVSVFAAFVPATVVGEMTSIGTLFAFILVCIGVIIMRKNQPDAPRAFKTPLVPLVPILGVFTCLFMMVFLPLDTWIRLIAWMMIGFDLYLFYGMRHSRLNKEGFSRRSFKTVAYTGMGMVAGLVVVAFLHYRSIGEMDPLFYFSIIFALVHVLIYAVGARQYNKITNK; this is encoded by the coding sequence ATGGGTTTATTTAAAGTGAAACCACTTGATCTGCTACTTCAGGAAGCAGCGGATTCTGAAAAAGGTTTAAAAAAGACATTAACTGCACGTTCGTTAGTTGCCTTAGGTATAGGAGCTATCATTGGTGCAGGTTTATTTTCTATCACCGGTTTGGCTGCGGCTAACCATGCAGGACCAAGTATTACCATATCATTTGTCATAGCAGCTGTAGGTTGCGCATTTGCCGGCTTGTGTTATGCAGAGTTCTCTTCCATGATACCAATTGCGGGTAGTGCTTACACCTACTCTTTTGCTACGATGGGAGAGTTTATAGCATGGATCATCGGTTGGGATCTGGTTTTGGAATATGCAGTGGGAGCAGCAACCGTTTCTATTAGTTGGTCTCGTTACTTGGTAAAATATCTTAGTTATTTCAATATTGACTTAGGGCAATCCTTTACTTCCTCCCCCTATGAGGGCGGAATAATAAACCTGCCAGCCGTCTTTATTGTAATGTTGATGTCTTTTATACTCATGCGAGGTACAAAAGAGTCAGCCTTTATCAATGGTATTATTGTATTGATCAAGGTATCTATCGTGCTTATTTTCATTGCTTTAGGTTGGCAATACATCAATCCTAGCAACCTTACTCCTTATATTCCTGAGAATACTGGTGAGTTTGGCTCGTTTGGTTTTAGTGGTATTATTCGTTCTGCAGCTATTGTATTCTTCGCATATATAGGCTTCGATGCTGTATCTACAGCAGCACAGGAGGCTAAGAATCCTAAAAAGGATATGCCAATAGGTATCTTGGTATCTCTTGCCATTTGTACGGTACTTTATATTCTTTTTGCTCATGTTATGACAGGGGTTGCTAATTATCAACTCTTTAAAGGTCAGGATGGTATTGCTCCTGTAGCTGTTGCTATTGATAATATGGGGTCTATTGGTGCTGATGGAAATGTAGTTCCTGATTTCCCATGGTTGAATAAGGCTATTATTCTTGCAATATTGGGTGGTTATGCATCCGTGATCATGGTTATGTTAATGGGGCAGTCTCGCGTATTCTTCTCTATGAGTAGAGACGGGCTAGTACCTAAAGTGTTCTCTGAAGTGCATGATAAATACCGTACGCCTGCTAGGAATAACTTTATGTTCATGCTATTGGTGAGTGTGTTCGCAGCATTTGTGCCAGCTACAGTTGTTGGTGAGATGACAAGTATTGGTACTCTTTTCGCATTCATACTAGTATGTATAGGTGTTATTATTATGCGTAAGAATCAACCAGATGCTCCTAGGGCATTTAAAACTCCATTAGTGCCATTAGTGCCAATACTAGGTGTATTTACTTGTTTATTCATGATGGTATTTTTACCATTAGATACTTGGATACGTTTAATAGCTTGGATGATGATAGGTTTCGATCTATACTTATTCTATGGTATGAGACATAGCCGTCTTAATAAGGAGGGATTCTCTAGAAGAAGCTTTAAAACAGTAGCTTATACAGGTATGGGTATGGTTGCAGGCTTAGTGGTAGTAGCTTTCCTTCACTATAGAAGCATTGGTGAGATGGATCCGTTATTTTACTTCTCTATCATATTTGCATTAGTGCATGTATTGATATATGCTGTAGGTGCAAGACAGTATAATAAAATTACTAATAAGTAA
- a CDS encoding DUF2461 domain-containing protein, which yields MSTISNTTFKFLKDLKNNNNREWFNDNKKRYEDAKGEFEEFISELIKKIAKFDAPIGELTPKKTIFRIYRDVRFSANKDPYKINMGAHLSSSPSKIHDRAGYYIQIQPGNSFLAGGAYLPPSPWIGNIRQEIDYNTKEFKKIINSASFKKYFGEIRGEQLKTAPKGYPKDHPEIDLLRYKSYLASNECPDKLVTSPDFLNHSATVFKAMKPFDDFLNRAAE from the coding sequence ATGTCAACAATAAGCAATACCACTTTTAAGTTCTTGAAAGACCTAAAGAACAACAATAACAGAGAATGGTTTAACGACAATAAAAAACGCTACGAAGATGCTAAGGGAGAGTTTGAAGAATTTATAAGTGAGCTGATAAAAAAGATTGCCAAATTTGACGCTCCTATAGGTGAGCTAACACCTAAGAAAACCATCTTCCGTATATATAGAGATGTGCGCTTTTCTGCAAATAAAGACCCTTATAAAATTAACATGGGGGCTCATTTATCCAGTAGCCCAAGTAAAATACACGATCGTGCAGGCTACTACATACAAATACAACCCGGCAACAGTTTCTTAGCTGGAGGCGCCTACCTCCCCCCTAGCCCTTGGATCGGGAACATACGCCAGGAGATAGACTACAACACTAAAGAGTTTAAAAAGATCATCAATAGCGCTAGTTTCAAAAAATATTTTGGAGAGATAAGAGGAGAGCAATTAAAAACAGCCCCTAAAGGCTACCCAAAAGATCATCCTGAAATAGACTTGCTACGCTATAAGAGCTATCTTGCATCAAATGAATGCCCTGACAAGCTAGTGACGTCTCCGGATTTCTTAAACCATTCGGCAACGGTATTTAAAGCAATGAAACCTTTTGATGATTTCTTGAACCGTGCCGCAGAATAA
- the lpdA gene encoding dihydrolipoyl dehydrogenase: protein MAYDVIVIGSGPGGYVAAIRASQLGYKTAIVERENLGGICLNWGCIPTKALLKSAQVLEYISHAQDYGITVGDAKADFAAMIQRSRGVADKMSKGIQFLMKKNKIDVINGFGKINGKKEVVVTGTDGKATAYAAKHIVLATGGRARQLPNLPIDGKKVIGYREAMTLPTQPKSMIVVGSGAIGVEFAYYYNSVGTDVTIVEFMPKIVPVEDEDISRELAKQYKKKGINIMTNSSVEKVDISGKTVKATVKTAKGEEILEADVVLSAVGVAANIENIGLEEAGVKTEKGKVMVDDYYKTNVDGVYAIGDIVPGQALAHVAMKEAVICIEAIANKEGKFNHVPEVLDYNNVPGCTYCSPEIASVGMTEKQAKDAGLEIKVGKFPFSASGKASAAGAPEGFVKVIFDAKYGEWLGTHMIGANVTEIIAQTVSSRKLETTYHEQIDTIFPHPTMSEAVKDAIEVALGEAIHL from the coding sequence ATGGCATATGATGTTATCGTAATTGGTAGTGGCCCCGGAGGATATGTAGCGGCTATCCGTGCGTCTCAACTAGGTTATAAAACAGCTATTGTAGAGCGCGAAAATTTAGGTGGTATATGCCTTAACTGGGGTTGTATTCCAACTAAAGCATTATTGAAGTCTGCTCAAGTTTTAGAATATATCAGCCATGCGCAAGACTATGGTATTACTGTAGGCGATGCAAAAGCTGATTTTGCAGCAATGATTCAACGTAGTCGTGGTGTTGCAGATAAAATGAGTAAGGGTATCCAGTTCCTTATGAAGAAGAACAAGATCGATGTTATCAACGGTTTTGGTAAAATAAATGGTAAAAAGGAAGTTGTAGTAACGGGTACTGACGGTAAGGCTACAGCATATGCTGCTAAGCATATTGTTTTGGCTACAGGTGGTCGCGCACGTCAATTACCAAACTTACCGATAGATGGTAAGAAAGTAATTGGTTATCGTGAGGCTATGACATTGCCTACTCAACCTAAATCAATGATCGTTGTTGGTTCAGGAGCTATAGGTGTTGAGTTTGCTTATTACTACAATAGTGTAGGTACTGATGTTACTATCGTAGAGTTTATGCCTAAGATAGTGCCGGTAGAAGATGAGGATATCTCTAGAGAATTGGCTAAACAATACAAGAAGAAGGGTATTAATATTATGACCAACTCTTCTGTAGAGAAAGTAGATATTAGCGGTAAAACAGTGAAAGCAACAGTTAAGACAGCTAAAGGTGAAGAGATATTGGAAGCTGATGTTGTACTTAGTGCGGTAGGTGTTGCAGCGAATATTGAGAATATTGGTTTAGAAGAAGCAGGCGTTAAAACTGAGAAAGGTAAAGTAATGGTGGATGACTACTACAAAACAAATGTAGATGGTGTTTATGCTATTGGTGATATCGTTCCTGGTCAGGCATTGGCTCACGTGGCTATGAAAGAGGCAGTTATCTGTATCGAGGCTATTGCGAACAAGGAAGGTAAATTCAACCATGTTCCTGAAGTATTAGATTATAACAACGTACCGGGTTGTACTTATTGTTCTCCAGAAATTGCTTCTGTAGGTATGACAGAGAAGCAAGCTAAAGATGCAGGTCTTGAAATAAAAGTAGGTAAGTTCCCATTCTCTGCATCGGGTAAAGCAAGTGCTGCAGGTGCACCTGAAGGTTTTGTAAAAGTGATCTTTGATGCTAAATATGGTGAGTGGCTAGGTACGCATATGATAGGTGCTAATGTAACTGAGATCATTGCGCAAACTGTTTCTAGCCGTAAGTTAGAGACTACTTATCATGAGCAGATCGATACTATCTTCCCTCACCCAACAATGAGTGAAGCAGTAAAAGATGCTATTGAGGTAGCACTTGGTGAAGCAATACACTTATAA
- a CDS encoding VOC family protein, with product MSNAINWFELPAVNLERAIKFYSAVLNIEMQKMEMNGDTLAFFPTKDNGVGGCLLQSENAKPSKDGALVYLNGGEDLSTPLSKIESAGGTVIMPKTAIGENGFIAMFNDTEGNKVALHSMS from the coding sequence ATGTCAAACGCAATCAACTGGTTCGAACTACCTGCAGTAAATTTAGAGCGTGCTATCAAATTCTATTCTGCAGTTTTGAACATCGAAATGCAAAAAATGGAAATGAATGGTGACACTTTAGCTTTCTTCCCTACAAAAGACAATGGTGTTGGAGGATGTTTACTACAATCTGAAAATGCTAAACCAAGTAAAGACGGGGCTCTTGTATATCTTAACGGAGGCGAGGACCTTAGTACGCCACTTTCAAAAATAGAGAGTGCTGGAGGAACAGTTATAATGCCTAAAACAGCAATAGGTGAAAATGGCTTTATTGCAATGTTCAATGATACCGAAGGCAACAAAGTAGCCCTTCACTCAATGAGTTAA